CTTCAGTGGTAGCAACCCATTGGATGGGTTGGTTTTCTGCTGTctaatttttccttaaataaaaatagattgaGCAAAACAAATCCTTTGGACTCTTAATATAGCATGAACTGGGCTAATATTGGCGGCTTGCTGCTTAAACTGTTTTTATGTTGTTTAAGCAAAAACTCTTATTtcctgaatttgtttttcttatttgcaTCTGTAGGACTGGTGAATTAATAGaaaatttgtttgatttttttttcgTTAAAATGCCAAGAATGTTCCCTTTGTTGGGGGCTTTATAACAGCGTTATTGAAATTTTGGCAGCTAATTAATGATTAAAGAATGATTTATGTTTGAATATTGAACACGGTTTTTAGTTACTGTGCAAATACTGTTTTCTCAGCTTGTGGCATACAAATGCTGCCATCCTAAGctgtttttccccccctctcaCCATCTCTTTCCCAGCGCAGGAGGGAGCCATGGTGTGCATTCCCTGCATCGTGATCCCCGTTCTGCTCTGGGTCTACAAGAAGTTCTTGGAGCCCTACCTCTACCCCGTGATTGCTCCCTTCATCAAGCGCCTCTGGCCCAAAAAGGCTGTGCAGGAGTCACCAGACACCAATCAGGGGccaggaggcagcactggggatgctcagggaccTGCAGCTGCCAAAAGAGACCAGGAGGATGGATATGGAAGCCATAAAGTAAGATTAATTCACCCAGGCAAGAGGGGAAGCTCCAGGATGAGCCACCCAGTGGTAGCTCAGGGCAGGCACCACAGGAGGGTGAATAGTTGGGTGTTTTTACAGTTATTTTGGTGGCTGTTTTCTTAGGAAATTTGCCACTGCTGTGCCAGTTAGAAATGGTTGCTCCAATACAGCTTCCGGTCTCGGAGGAATAGGAATTGGGCCTGTATCCTGAAATagcttaattaattaattttttttttttttttacacaactGGCTGTTCTTTTAGAGGAGAAAAGTCAAATATTTGGTAAATCACAAAGATGTGTGAAGCAGAAATTAGAAACAGCCCCTCTCTTCAGCCAGCTCTGCTACTCATAATGGGGGACCATGCTGCTTAGTGCATGtaaattatgcttttattatttatcttcTGCCACAATGCAAGGAGACTTGTAAATGTTGTCGCTGCCCTcactcctcccttccctctgaagcaaaaattatttgtaaatctATACAGACACCACAACTTTTTGTTCTTGCTCCATATTTCTTCTTAGATCTTTACTGACTTTGCTTCTAAAAGCCATTTTTGTCACCAGCTGTTTCTATTTTAGGTGTGAAGTTCTAATTTGACATCTCACTAATCtcattaatgttttttaatttgcagtttGAAAGCAATGGCATTGCAAATGGAAGTGCTGTAAAGAGATCCACAGCTGTTCATGACAAGAAAATGGCTTAAAGTAGTTAATTCCTAAGGATTTTATTCCCTCATGTCCAGTATGAACTGCTGATATTCCTCTCACTTTgagacttttttctttgcacattttaactga
This genomic interval from Ficedula albicollis isolate OC2 chromosome Z, FicAlb1.5, whole genome shotgun sequence contains the following:
- the CZH18orf32 gene encoding UPF0729 protein C18orf32 homolog, producing the protein MVCIPCIVIPVLLWVYKKFLEPYLYPVIAPFIKRLWPKKAVQESPDTNQGPGGSTGDAQGPAAAKRDQEDGYGSHKFESNGIANGSAVKRSTAVHDKKMA